Within the Anguilla rostrata isolate EN2019 chromosome 6, ASM1855537v3, whole genome shotgun sequence genome, the region TTGATCAAGGGACAATCCCAGCTAACAAAATATTTGAAGATTCTTGTGATGTGGCATACTGATAACATCACATCCACATGTTGAGTGGGGATTTTGAGACCTTTCATTAGGGATGATGGCATTCAAAACTGGCATCTGGATTCATGTGGACTTGGGTCTTCTTGTAGCCCCCAGTTTTTAGTGTTCGTCTCAGTGATACCAGGGGGCAAATCAAAGTAGATCTGTTGGGGCCCCAGAAAGCTCATCACCAGTACTGACTAGTCTGTTATACTGTGTAATGAGGAACATCACAATTTGTACCCAGGCTTACAGGGCCTGTTTGGGCATTTGGTCATTTCTGAGAGTTTGTGACTGAACATTTATTAAAGACAAAGGGGTTATTGATATATTCCACAACCCCAGTTGGGGTCGgagtaaaaatgagaaaaataattagcaATAAAAAATGGGGGGCAAAAATCAGCATGTAAATTTTTTGGTTAATGTTAACAATACATACAAGGTGTATGACTGAAGCTGGAACGTTTGCCTGTGTTGCAATAACCAGGAAATTGGTTGACATGTTTCACTAACGATAGCCattcaaacattaaaatgtgcattcaaCTGGCTACCTGTTGtaagtctgtttgtgtgttcattccATCTTTCCATGAACCAAAAATAAAGtccgtatttttttatttatgatgagCTGGCATAAATCGAAACCCAGGTGATCGACAGGAAAAAGTATTGAGTAGTCAATCACTGGAAAATAAGCTCCTATGTTTCAGTTATACTTAACAggtctgctctgttctgtttggATTTAAGTTAAGATCATCCTGCTCTTAAAGTTGGCATAGAACTGTGTCATCTTCTGGCTGTGTTGGGAGAAAAGGGTTCTTTTTGAACAATTGACTCCTGCAATATCTGGAATAGAGAACCTCATTTTTGGGGGATGATTCACTGGTCTAACATTTATTCACTGTAGGAATTCTATGATCACAGCttttgggggggagagagaatgtaAACTACTAGTGTATATACAGCCAGGGTACTTCTGGAGCACATTTGTGGAGCACAAAAATAACATCAGTTATTTTGCAAATCTATGAACTCTTTGAATGGTGGTAGAGAGGAAACACTATAATGGGGCAGAAGTGCAATGTGGGACTTCTAGGGACTACACTAAAATGAATAACCATTTGCCAACTCAGACAAAATGGAGGGCTTGCTCATTTGAATGCCTCAAAGTTGAGTGCCAACTaccagagtacacacacacacacaaatgcaaagataTAATGCAAGATATAAGTGTATGATTAAGAGTGTGTAAACTACACATTCACTCAAAAGCATGTGGGCCAAATACCAGTTTAGTGGGGAACgtgaaagggggtgggggcgggggcagtgACAACGCTTCTCATTGCTGCCCGATCGCCAGCAGGAGCCAAGGCCGAGCGACACTGCGGAGGGGTTGAAGCCAGTCGGCTGCGCTACCTAAATAGGGTGAAGTATTGTGCGGGGAGGGAAGAGGCCCAGGCCTCTGCTCCAGCCTCATTCCCGTCATTAGTCTCACAGCCAGCCGTTGGCCGCCGGCCCAGAACGTGCGATGAGTGATCGTGCACATTAGTCCTGACGAGAGTCCAGAGCAGTGAGCAGTTATGacaagggagggggaggaaagggggggagggggtactcTGGCTGGCTGGTTTACACTGCAGTCAGTTCATTGTGCActcaaacaaagaaaagcattgttttgctttttttaggCATTTcggtttttttccctcagttcTTTGATTCTCCCTGAGGGTTGTGACCGTGccattctttcattcattatGTAAACTGAAACCTTTTATTTCTCAGGTCCTACTGTTTTTGACGCTCACCAATGGTCCTGACCAGACATTGCTGCTTAAGTTCCAGAGGGGAGATTCTGTGCAATTGAAACTATATGTttacagaagtgttttttttccaacctgCTTATTTGGACTGAAAGGCTTTTGTTTTACATGGGTCTTTCAGAATATGATTGCTGGTATTCTTTATACAACGTAACAAAGAAGATGCAGAGAACAGTATGTGGTATACATTGGGATTAATTCATTGTTATTAGTTTACTCTTTTTAGAAGAATCCTGTTTGCACAGTCCGTGCctaaaaatgcaatgcattgaTACACACTGAATATGATGGACCCTCAAGTGATACAGGAATATATCTTTTGCACTAGTCCACGGACCTCGCCCCACAGCCAGCTGACATAACGGTGTTGAAACTGGCAAACAGGACAGGAAGGTCCCgccacaaaaaaacagcttgcTGCGCTGACCCCTTCCCCCAGCCTGTCATCACCTAGGTGTGTGTTTTGCAAGGACTGGGCACCTTGTGCATGTTCAGGAGAGAGCACGATGGCCAAAATAACAAGGACAAAACCACTGTCATTGCAAGCACTGCCAAGGGGAAACTGAACATAAGCACGGCCAGAAAACTTTATAATGTTTCAAATTTATCACACTTGaaatgattattattcttaaaaataataGTTTGAACAACCACTGGTTGTCAAACAACCTCACAccataccagacctgggtcacatacatgaatattgaaatatacgtgtgtatttgaaaaatgtttttcctttttaaacatttttaggttttgtcctatgtgtttttttgtttgtttgtttgtttgttttgttatttatttcactctcctttcaaattatttctgttgGGTAATGTAACTTATTTTTTATGATCACCTTGGTGTTTAATTTGATaacttaaaaaatgttgtttccCTTTCAtcaaattgtttgcaatgtagTCACAATAGTCACAACCTGAACACgggatttttattttccctggcATACCTAGCCATTTCTGACATACTGTGGCTtcagagggtaaataattcctctaaacataaaaagcacCTTAATAAGAAAATTTAACCGTTTGTCCAAATTGCGTATCTATACAATTTGGATACCCATGACGCACTCTCTTGAACTGAGTTACATTTTAACACGTGGCACTGACGTCATTGCGCCTACAAATTACTTGCGCAGAACACTCGACTTCCTCTTTCACCGCAAGCTCAACATGGCGCCTGTATGTATCACCGAATGTGAAGCGTATTTTGTTTAGTCGTCGTGTTATTGGCAAATAGCGTCAACATGTATAGGGTGGAAACAATATTGACCGTACAGCGTTTAATTATTGTGTTGGTGTCGGCGGTTCTAACCATAAATTTAGTTTAAAATCGGGACAACTGGTATACCGGCACGCACGGAGAGCTATCTAGCACGTGTGAGCTCTCCTGGTAGCGCAGTAGAATCCAGCCAAATGTCACATTCAAACCATGTCCTTTTCTGATTTTTCCTCTGAATAAAATCCTGTAATGacgaaattatttattttaccgtATTTTACGAGAGTTTCCCCAGTTTTTGCATTTCCTCTGtaaattattattgatattgtGTCTCTAAacagcgctatacaaataaaatggaatgttcttgacttgAATTAATTGCTCCGGCCGGATCTAGTTGGTTAGAGTTGTTCACATGATATTTGTCGACTGTACTTAACAAATGATAGTCCTATCATTAAATTAGTATTTTTAATCTTGCTCCAGGGTTTATATTTGTGcgctggttttctttccttctAGACTCATAGGTTAGTCTAACTTgcttccaattttttttttctttcaacaaGAGGCAGTGCAGATTGAGCTTATTGGTAACTACGTGGCCTAGGAACTCCACATATGGTGTACTTATTAGGTGTCCACATAAGCATTTGGGATcctgctgattttaaaaaaataaagtaatttgATTCTTACTGAATTGTATGTCCTGCATTAGGTCAGCAAATTACTATATGGAccatcttatttaaaaaaaaaattatgaaggCTGTCCTAATTTGTAGTTGATTTTTcttcaccccacccctccacccaatTCTTCAGAAAAGGCAAACCATCGTAAAGAAGGACAAAAAGAGGGCTTCTTGGAAGTTCACTCTTGACCTCACCCACCCTGTTGAGGATGGAATCTTGGACTCTGGGAGCTTTGTAAGTTAAAAGTAATATAGTACTTACTTGGTCCCAAGTATCAGTTATTAGTAGAACCACTGTTCATTGCCTGAACCTGTCTGTCCCTTTGGAATATCTGGTTGTGCTGATGATTAGAGTGGTGCATCAATAAAATATAGCTAAATGGTCTATCTGTGGTCAGCTCTAAACTGATGTGTGAACTTGCAGATGGaaatttatttacatgttttatGCTGCATGGCTAACGGTATGATATGACTAGGGTTCTCTTCCCTAGTTTGTCTAGGGTTCCCTTCCCTAGAATTGTGATTCTGTTTCATTCATGTAGGAGTCCTTTCTGAAGGAGAGGGTAAAGGTCAATGGAAAAACAGGGAATCTGGGCAATATTGTGCAGATTGCTCGCTTGAAGAACAAAATCACTGTCACTTCAGAAAAGCAGTTCTCCAAGAGGTAATCTTTGcttatctgtgtgtatttgtagagGTAGGCTTGTTGCACATGTAGAGTATAGTCTCAACACCACTGAATTATGAACTGAATCTTAAGGCTAGATCTACAGATTTAAATTCCTTTAAAGGCATTTCAGCAGGTATATGAATCTACTCCATTAATCAGTTTCTGTTggagcagtaaaaaaaaaaaaaaaaagtaatgtgcaAGTGGTGGACATAATACATGGAGTGTACCATGAAGTCTGTTTTGATtgaactaataaataaaaaatttaaaagccaGGTTGGTACAATATACATTGGCACAAGGATTAAAGATACCTTTGTTCTCCTCCTCAGGTACCTGAAATACCTCACCAAGAAGTACCTGAAGAAGAATAACCTGCGGGACTGGTTGAGAGTGGTAGCCTCAGACAAGGAGAGCTATGAGCTGCGTTACTTCCAGATTAGCCAGGATGATGAGGAATCTGAGACTGACGAGTAAACCTCCAGCTCTGGAGGACTTCTAGGCATGGACAAAATGACGACAGTATCCAGCCGCAATGCCTGGATGAGTAgcttaactgaaaataaatgtattttccaaaCCAGTTATGCCCAGTTGTGTATTTCTCTTGAAACATTTgtatgaattacatttttcttgaaataaacgAGTCAAGGTTGGAATCCGTATTTGCATTTCTTGCATTTTCAAGAGAAGCATGCATATAGGCTTTAGcttgaaatatgcaaataaagctGGACTGCTGGCTATTCTGACATACTGGATTTTACTGAGAAGTCAAAACCGCAGCTCCTAAACCACTGTGCCACAGTGGTACATGCGTCACCGTAGTTCAGAACTGGTTCTCAACCTTTTTGCCCCCAAGGCCCCCCCGTGCCCATGGAAATATtccaggaccccccccctcccccacaggagATGTGATAATGACAGGCAGAGAGGTCATCACAACTCCATCTGTATATACACCAATGCAGTTAGTCAAGCTTATTCCAATTAactaacttggcatttttgtaatcctcaaatatttacaaagcaaaaatgttatttttccatttccccatTCATAGCAAACAAGTGAGTCTGCAGAAAGTAAAAAGGTCATATTTTATATACTATTAATTTCTTgctttgtattatttgtttagCTGAATAATTACTCATGTCTTGATCTTTTGTGGTTGAAGCTTTCAATAATGTTCTATCATCTCAGGGCCCCCCTGGCAGCTCCCTAGGGCCCCCTTTTGGGTCCCAGCCCCCctgttgagaaccactggtttagAATACATGGTTCCAGCTTGAAtgatgcaggtttaattcccagaTTGTGCACTGGTGGTGGTGCTCTGAAAATCAAATGACACTTGGCTCTGGCAACGTAGGGGGTTTTGTATCCTTCACTGACCTTTGCCCAAAGTGTATCTCATACAGAAGACTCAAGTGGATGAGCTGGTGCTCAAGTATTAGTTGGATTTGTTATCCCATTAAATGACTAGTTATCTTTCTCCTTCTGTCTTCAAACCATGTCCCTGTCCCCCTTTAAACCCAGGCTCAGTGCACCAGCAATATGACTAGTAAATGAGGCTGTTCCAGCAGGCTTTCAGCTGATACCAGCTTTCTTTCAAAAGCAGTTGGCAGTTTGA harbors:
- the rpl22l1 gene encoding 60S ribosomal protein L22-like 1 produces the protein MTHSLELSYILTRGTDVIAPTNYLRRTLDFLFHRKLNMAPKRQTIVKKDKKRASWKFTLDLTHPVEDGILDSGSFESFLKERVKVNGKTGNLGNIVQIARLKNKITVTSEKQFSKRYLKYLTKKYLKKNNLRDWLRVVASDKESYELRYFQISQDDEESETDE